The Streptomyces europaeiscabiei genome window below encodes:
- a CDS encoding response regulator translates to MTSSTIRVLIADDQQMVRQGFSVLLNTQPDIDVVGQAVHGLDAIDKVAELAPDVVLMDIRMPELGGIEATRRITTERPHIRVLVLTTFDLDEYVYEALRAGASGFLLKDASADQLAEAVRVVAAGDALLAPGITRRLIAEFSRLGTTPRAPSKERVGDLTERETEVLTLIAQGLSNAEIAQRLVVAEQTVKTHVGRILVKLGLRDRTQAAVFAYESGLVRPTGY, encoded by the coding sequence ATGACGAGCAGCACCATCCGTGTACTGATCGCCGACGACCAGCAGATGGTCCGGCAGGGCTTCTCGGTGCTGCTCAACACCCAGCCCGACATCGACGTCGTCGGCCAGGCGGTGCACGGCCTCGACGCGATCGACAAGGTCGCCGAACTCGCCCCGGACGTCGTCCTGATGGACATCCGGATGCCCGAGCTGGGCGGCATCGAGGCCACCCGGCGCATCACCACCGAGCGCCCGCACATCAGGGTCCTCGTCCTCACCACCTTCGACCTCGACGAGTACGTCTACGAGGCACTGCGCGCCGGCGCGTCCGGCTTTCTTCTCAAGGACGCCTCCGCCGACCAGCTCGCCGAGGCGGTACGGGTCGTCGCGGCGGGCGACGCCCTGCTCGCCCCCGGCATCACCCGCCGCCTCATCGCCGAGTTCTCCCGCCTCGGCACCACGCCGCGCGCCCCGTCGAAGGAACGTGTCGGCGACCTGACCGAGCGGGAGACCGAGGTGCTCACCCTGATCGCCCAGGGCCTGTCCAACGCCGAGATCGCCCAGCGCCTCGTCGTCGCCGAACAGACCGTGAAGACCCACGTGGGCCGCATCCTGGTCAAACTGGGCCTGCGTGACCGCACCCAGGCAGCGGTCTTCGCCTATGAGTCTGGCCTGGTCCGCCCCACGGGCTATTGA
- a CDS encoding sensor histidine kinase translates to MSAVEKRLTKGLRVLREDLWSGTSHPLPPSVWLRWLPHGLVFLFAFGTTVANADYMVDGYGLGMEYGLLCAAAQGAAVALALWWPVPAWWLSTTVMVVAALGARVHQISNPTWDAPFWPWSGPGIFVQTMVLFLLALRLPTRVAVEVLALTALVTYVLQGLVGGQNYVPSGALALAMFTGVTILGGALRGRREARSQLVEQTSMTAEERSRRTVLEERSRIARELHDVVAHHMSVISIQAQVAPHLVENPSEELKENLHGIRQNALEALTELRRVLGVLRSENDPDADPDDPHGIAALTEGTAPHAPQPTLDRLDALIDNTRAAGLAVVTEIHGEVSPLPPGVELSAYRIVQEALSNALRHAPGSTVRVELTHFPRGLQVRVINSRPARKAPPFPGAGHGLLGMRERAAMLGGTLMATETSHGGFAVVAFLPRNGEPGSELWEQAPDTTGEKSP, encoded by the coding sequence ATGAGTGCGGTGGAGAAGCGGCTGACCAAGGGCCTACGGGTGCTGCGCGAGGACCTGTGGAGTGGCACGTCGCACCCGCTGCCCCCGTCGGTCTGGCTCCGCTGGCTGCCGCACGGCCTGGTCTTCCTGTTCGCGTTCGGCACCACGGTGGCCAACGCCGATTACATGGTCGACGGGTACGGCCTTGGCATGGAGTACGGCCTGCTGTGCGCGGCCGCGCAGGGAGCGGCGGTGGCGCTCGCGCTGTGGTGGCCGGTTCCGGCGTGGTGGCTGTCGACCACGGTCATGGTCGTGGCGGCCTTGGGCGCCCGCGTTCACCAGATCTCCAACCCGACTTGGGACGCTCCCTTCTGGCCGTGGAGCGGGCCCGGGATCTTCGTACAGACCATGGTGCTGTTCCTGCTCGCGCTGCGGTTGCCCACCCGCGTGGCCGTCGAGGTGCTGGCTCTCACCGCGCTGGTCACGTACGTCCTTCAGGGGCTGGTCGGCGGTCAGAACTACGTGCCGTCGGGCGCGTTGGCGCTGGCGATGTTCACGGGTGTAACCATCCTCGGTGGCGCCCTGCGCGGCCGCCGTGAGGCCCGTAGCCAACTCGTCGAGCAGACGAGCATGACCGCCGAGGAACGCTCCCGCCGCACCGTCCTGGAGGAGCGCAGCCGCATCGCGCGCGAGCTGCACGACGTGGTCGCCCACCACATGTCGGTGATCTCCATCCAGGCCCAGGTCGCCCCGCACCTGGTGGAGAACCCGTCCGAGGAACTGAAGGAGAACCTCCACGGCATCCGGCAGAACGCGCTGGAGGCCCTCACCGAACTCCGCCGCGTCCTGGGCGTCCTGCGCTCGGAGAACGACCCGGACGCCGACCCCGACGACCCGCACGGGATAGCGGCCCTCACCGAGGGCACCGCTCCGCACGCACCGCAGCCCACCCTGGACCGTCTCGACGCGCTCATCGACAACACCCGCGCGGCCGGCCTGGCGGTCGTCACCGAGATCCACGGCGAGGTGAGCCCGCTGCCGCCGGGCGTGGAGCTGTCGGCGTACCGGATAGTGCAGGAGGCGCTCAGCAACGCCCTGCGGCACGCGCCCGGGTCGACCGTTCGGGTGGAGCTCACCCACTTCCCGCGCGGTCTGCAGGTGCGGGTGATCAACTCGCGTCCCGCCCGCAAGGCCCCACCGTTCCCCGGCGCCGGCCACGGGCTCCTCGGTATGCGTGAGCGTGCCGCGATGCTCGGTGGCACCCTCATGGCGACCGAGACCTCCCACGGCGGCTTCGCCGTCGTGGCCTTCCTTCCGCGTAACGGCGAACCAGGCAGCGAGCTCTGGGAGCAGGCACCGGACACGACAGGAGAAAAGAGTCCATGA
- a CDS encoding response regulator transcription factor — protein MTIRVLIADDQMMVREGFSVLLGAMPDIEVVGEAVNGRDAVERVRELSPDVVLMDIRMPELNGIEATREIVASNGGAKVLVLTTFDLDEYVYQALRAGASGFLLKDASARQLADGVRVVAAGEALLAPSVTKRLITEFSKLAQAPRPSAATQLAYGELTDRETEVLVLIAQGLSNLEIAERLVVAESTIKTHVSRILVKLGLRDRTQAAVFAYEARLVTPG, from the coding sequence ATGACGATCCGCGTGCTGATCGCCGACGACCAGATGATGGTCCGCGAGGGCTTCTCCGTGCTGCTCGGCGCGATGCCGGACATCGAGGTGGTCGGCGAGGCGGTGAACGGCCGGGACGCGGTCGAGCGGGTCCGGGAGCTGTCGCCGGACGTCGTCCTGATGGACATCCGGATGCCCGAGCTGAACGGCATCGAGGCCACCCGGGAGATCGTCGCGTCGAACGGCGGGGCGAAGGTGCTGGTCCTGACCACGTTCGACCTCGACGAGTACGTGTACCAGGCGCTGCGCGCGGGAGCCTCCGGCTTCCTCCTCAAGGACGCCTCCGCCCGCCAACTGGCCGACGGGGTCCGTGTGGTGGCCGCCGGGGAGGCGCTCCTCGCCCCGTCGGTCACCAAGCGCCTGATCACGGAGTTCTCCAAGCTGGCCCAGGCTCCCCGCCCCTCGGCGGCCACCCAGCTGGCGTACGGCGAACTCACCGACCGCGAGACCGAGGTCCTGGTCCTCATCGCCCAGGGGCTGTCCAATCTGGAGATAGCCGAGCGCCTGGTGGTCGCCGAGTCCACGATCAAGACCCATGTGAGCCGGATCCTGGTCAAGCTGGGCCTGCGCGACCGCACCCAGGCGGCGGTGTTCGCCTACGAGGCGAGGTTGGTCACTCCCGGCTGA
- a CDS encoding GbsR/MarR family transcriptional regulator has product MAESKAGAKAGVAAGAEAVGRDAVGRDAESVSRFVEHFAAQLVEAGVPRMPARVFAALLASDAGALTSVELGEQLRISPAAVSGAVRYLAQVHLVSREREPGSRRERYRVHGEQWYEALTNREALIKRWEESLREGVASLGADTPAGRRLSETLAFFEFIETEVEAMMGRWRVHRDEMFGRG; this is encoded by the coding sequence ATGGCGGAGTCGAAGGCCGGAGCGAAGGCCGGAGTGGCTGCCGGAGCGGAAGCCGTGGGGCGCGACGCCGTGGGGCGCGACGCCGAGTCGGTCTCCCGTTTCGTCGAGCACTTCGCGGCGCAGCTCGTCGAGGCCGGGGTGCCGCGCATGCCCGCCCGGGTCTTCGCCGCGCTCCTCGCCTCCGACGCCGGCGCGCTGACCTCCGTCGAGCTGGGCGAACAGCTGCGGATCAGCCCGGCGGCCGTCTCCGGCGCGGTCCGCTATCTCGCCCAGGTGCACCTGGTGTCACGCGAGCGCGAGCCCGGCTCGCGCCGCGAGCGCTACCGCGTCCACGGCGAGCAGTGGTACGAGGCCCTCACCAATCGAGAGGCCCTCATCAAGCGTTGGGAAGAGTCGTTGCGCGAGGGTGTCGCCAGCCTGGGCGCCGACACCCCGGCGGGGCGCCGGCTCTCCGAGACCCTCGCGTTCTTCGAGTTCATCGAGACCGAGGTCGAAGCGATGATGGGCCGCTGGCGCGTCCACCGCGACGAGATGTTCGGCCGAGGCTGA
- a CDS encoding ATP-binding protein, producing MPALTPRRDSFRIPKRTRHVPEARARVRRILKDWALDPELAHDIATVATELVTNAVRHCRVTLAEVEVVVSVRGCGVLVEVSDPDKEKVPSTDSDPAPEGEGGRGLVLVAGLSERWGHELRPFTKCVWAYFVIPGRSR from the coding sequence ATGCCCGCACTCACCCCACGTCGCGATTCCTTCCGCATCCCCAAACGCACAAGACACGTCCCCGAAGCCCGCGCCCGCGTGCGGCGGATCCTCAAGGACTGGGCCCTGGACCCTGAACTCGCCCACGACATCGCCACCGTGGCGACGGAACTGGTCACCAACGCCGTCCGGCACTGTCGGGTGACGCTCGCGGAGGTCGAGGTCGTCGTGTCGGTCCGGGGCTGCGGCGTGCTGGTCGAGGTGTCGGACCCGGACAAGGAAAAGGTGCCGAGCACCGACAGCGACCCCGCACCGGAAGGAGAAGGCGGGCGCGGGCTCGTCCTCGTCGCCGGGCTCTCGGAGCGGTGGGGGCATGAGCTGCGGCCGTTCACGAAGTGCGTGTGGGCGTACTTCGTGATCCCGGGGCGGTCGCGGTGA
- a CDS encoding DNA-binding protein, whose protein sequence is MSSTSPSADGSDPIPPGTPADPFTPPSADGARAQRVYTSLFRIAERHAATDEQRHRQVHPHVLGAHEAIRLVSYLLSGAALLADGEDGVDRADITAALTLIPLARGEMDELEVGLLEMARGRGMTWPEIAFGLGLQTPQAARQRYERLASRTETGTEAGAKTDTETDAEKRDTQKTDR, encoded by the coding sequence ATGTCGTCTACCTCGCCGTCGGCCGATGGCTCCGATCCCATCCCTCCCGGCACCCCCGCCGACCCCTTCACGCCCCCGAGCGCGGACGGGGCGCGGGCCCAGCGCGTCTACACGTCCCTGTTCCGCATCGCCGAGCGGCACGCGGCCACGGACGAGCAGCGTCACCGCCAGGTCCACCCCCATGTCCTCGGCGCGCACGAGGCGATCAGACTGGTCTCGTACCTGCTCAGCGGCGCCGCCCTCCTCGCCGACGGCGAGGACGGGGTCGACCGCGCCGACATCACCGCCGCCCTGACTCTCATCCCCCTCGCCCGTGGCGAGATGGACGAACTGGAGGTCGGGCTCCTCGAAATGGCCCGGGGTCGTGGCATGACCTGGCCGGAGATCGCCTTCGGCCTCGGCCTCCAGACGCCCCAGGCGGCGAGGCAGCGTTACGAGCGGCTGGCGAGCCGTACGGAGACGGGCACTGAGGCGGGCGCGAAGACGGACACGGAGACGGACGCAGAGAAGAGGGATACGCAGAAGACGGACAGGTAG
- a CDS encoding helix-turn-helix domain-containing protein, which translates to MPAGGRPTVRSRRLGAALKRYRQAAKLDQPQAADLLGVHQTRISRMESGHVTARIVEIRVLLSAYGVEDPEVGAKLEDLARRSNHRGWWLEHAEHLRPDYLDFIALEDDATYIREWQPVVVPGLLQTAAYAEAAIAVTPHYVAPERIAQLVKVREARQAKIQEGGATYTAILWEALIRQSLISADAHREQLAAILEAGERQNVTVQVLPFSAGPVAGVTSAFQSFSFESEPTVEAVTLDNMRGASVLEAPEDLAAYANVFDHLRSVALAPDVSTRLIRSTLLSKEDAS; encoded by the coding sequence ATGCCCGCAGGGGGACGGCCGACCGTGCGCAGTAGGCGACTTGGCGCCGCACTCAAGAGGTATCGACAGGCCGCCAAGTTGGATCAGCCGCAGGCGGCGGACCTGCTCGGGGTGCACCAGACTCGGATCAGCCGGATGGAGAGCGGCCATGTGACCGCGCGCATCGTCGAGATTCGCGTGCTACTGAGCGCGTACGGTGTCGAGGACCCGGAAGTCGGCGCCAAGCTGGAGGACTTGGCGAGGCGGTCCAACCATCGGGGCTGGTGGCTCGAACATGCGGAGCATCTGAGGCCGGACTACCTCGACTTCATCGCGTTGGAGGACGACGCGACATATATCCGGGAGTGGCAGCCGGTCGTGGTGCCGGGGCTTCTGCAAACTGCGGCCTACGCGGAAGCCGCCATCGCGGTGACGCCTCACTATGTCGCTCCTGAACGGATCGCTCAGCTGGTGAAGGTGCGTGAGGCCCGGCAGGCGAAGATCCAGGAAGGCGGGGCGACGTACACCGCCATCCTCTGGGAAGCGCTCATCAGGCAGTCGCTGATCAGCGCCGATGCCCACCGGGAGCAGCTGGCTGCGATCCTTGAGGCCGGAGAGCGGCAGAACGTCACCGTGCAGGTGCTGCCCTTCAGTGCGGGGCCGGTGGCTGGTGTGACCTCCGCTTTCCAGTCCTTCAGCTTCGAATCCGAGCCGACGGTCGAAGCGGTGACCCTGGACAACATGCGGGGCGCTTCGGTCCTTGAAGCGCCCGAGGACCTGGCGGCTTACGCGAATGTGTTCGACCACCTACGATCGGTGGCACTGGCACCGGATGTCAGCACGCGACTCATTCGGAGCACACTGCTCAGCAAGGAAGACGCATCGTGA
- a CDS encoding ABC transporter permease: protein MTASTSASGPSTAGTATAVLFASRSGGSRQLAGTGTLLRFALRRDRVMVPVWVTVTGLMVLSMPNSLNSLYGTAAERADLMRQMTTNPSLRALVGPAFDDSLGALTAWRVGAYAGLLAAVMSLLVVIRHTRDEEESGRQELVASGTVGRRAPLTAALLTAAVANGGLALLVTLGLAGQGAMGAAAFGLGIAGVGMVFATMAAVVAQLTESARLARGLAAGVLGAAFVLRAAGDASENEGSSFLTWVSPLGWLENERSFADERWWVLLLFVAATAIQGALAYALAGRRDVGMSFLPTRPGPAAGRLGTAGALAWRLQRGSVLGWSIGFFLAGAVYGGLTEGTADFVGDNEGAREIFERMGGQSGLTNAFLASMIGMLGLIAALYIVGSVLRLHGEETSGRAEPLLANSVGRLRWAAGHLFVAFGGTAWIMLLAGLGFALGYGKEAAPILGACLVQVAGVWVIGGAAVLLHGLTPRAVTAAWGLAGAALLIGWIGPVLNAPQAVLDLSPFGHLPKLPGGEMEWTPVLVLTGVAVLLVAGGLAGLRRRDLSS, encoded by the coding sequence ATGACCGCCTCCACCAGTGCCTCCGGCCCCTCCACCGCCGGCACCGCCACCGCCGTCCTCTTCGCCTCGCGGTCCGGCGGGTCCCGTCAACTGGCCGGTACGGGAACCCTGTTGAGGTTCGCCCTGCGCCGCGACCGCGTGATGGTCCCGGTCTGGGTCACGGTCACCGGGCTGATGGTCCTATCCATGCCGAACAGCCTGAACAGCCTGTACGGCACCGCCGCCGAACGCGCCGACCTCATGCGCCAGATGACCACGAACCCGTCGCTGCGTGCCCTGGTCGGCCCCGCCTTCGACGACTCCCTCGGCGCCCTGACCGCCTGGCGCGTCGGCGCCTACGCCGGTCTCCTCGCCGCCGTCATGAGCCTCCTCGTCGTCATCCGCCACACCCGTGACGAGGAGGAGAGCGGCCGCCAGGAACTCGTCGCGTCGGGGACGGTCGGCCGCCGGGCACCGCTGACCGCCGCCCTGCTCACGGCGGCCGTCGCGAACGGCGGACTGGCGTTGCTGGTCACGCTCGGGCTGGCCGGGCAGGGCGCTATGGGAGCGGCGGCCTTCGGGCTGGGGATCGCGGGCGTCGGGATGGTGTTCGCGACGATGGCGGCGGTCGTCGCGCAGCTGACGGAGAGCGCGCGGTTGGCGCGGGGGCTGGCTGCGGGGGTGTTGGGCGCGGCGTTCGTACTGCGGGCGGCTGGCGACGCTTCCGAGAACGAAGGTTCGTCTTTCTTGACGTGGGTGTCGCCGCTGGGGTGGCTGGAGAACGAGCGTTCGTTCGCGGATGAGCGGTGGTGGGTGCTGCTGCTGTTCGTGGCGGCGACGGCGATCCAGGGCGCGCTGGCGTACGCACTCGCCGGGCGCCGCGATGTCGGCATGAGCTTTCTGCCGACCCGGCCGGGACCGGCGGCCGGCCGGCTGGGTACGGCCGGCGCGCTGGCCTGGCGGCTGCAGCGGGGCAGCGTCCTCGGCTGGAGCATCGGTTTCTTCCTCGCCGGGGCCGTCTACGGCGGGCTGACCGAAGGCACGGCCGACTTCGTCGGCGACAACGAGGGCGCCCGCGAGATCTTCGAACGCATGGGCGGCCAGTCCGGTCTGACCAACGCCTTCCTCGCCTCCATGATCGGCATGCTCGGTCTGATCGCCGCGCTCTACATCGTCGGCTCGGTGCTGCGCCTGCACGGTGAAGAGACCTCCGGGCGTGCCGAACCGCTCCTGGCGAACTCGGTGGGCCGGCTCCGCTGGGCCGCCGGGCACCTCTTCGTCGCCTTCGGCGGAACCGCGTGGATCATGCTCCTCGCCGGTCTCGGCTTCGCCCTCGGCTACGGCAAGGAGGCCGCCCCGATCCTGGGCGCGTGCCTCGTCCAGGTCGCCGGGGTGTGGGTCATCGGCGGCGCCGCCGTCCTGCTCCACGGGCTCACCCCCCGAGCGGTCACGGCGGCCTGGGGGCTCGCCGGCGCCGCCCTCCTCATCGGCTGGATCGGCCCCGTGCTCAACGCCCCCCAAGCCGTCCTCGACCTCTCCCCCTTCGGTCATCTCCCCAAGCTGCCCGGCGGAGAGATGGAGTGGACGCCGGTGCTGGTGCTGACCGGGGTCGCGGTGCTGCTCGTGGCGGGAGGTCTGGCGGGGCTGCGGCGGCGGGATCTGAGCAGCTGA
- a CDS encoding DUF397 domain-containing protein codes for MTEVIGPFWKSSYTTGEGQCVEVALTSTGGRAIRDSKNPHGPLLHLSPTGWQAFLDAAKNSARVE; via the coding sequence GTGACCGAGGTCATAGGCCCGTTCTGGAAATCGTCGTACACCACAGGCGAGGGACAATGCGTCGAGGTCGCCCTCACCTCCACCGGCGGCCGAGCCATCCGCGACAGCAAGAACCCCCACGGCCCCCTCCTGCACCTCTCGCCCACTGGCTGGCAGGCATTTCTCGACGCTGCCAAGAACAGCGCACGGGTGGAGTAA
- a CDS encoding ABC transporter ATP-binding protein: MTKAITVSGLHKSFGRTHALDGLDLTVETGEVHGFLGPNGAGKSTTIRVLLGLLRADSGAAQVLGRDPWADAVEVHRRIAYVPGDVTLWRNLSGGEVIDLYGRLRGGLDAGRRAELLERFELDPTKKGRTYSKGNRQKVALVAAFASDVDLLILDEPTSGLDPLMEEVFQRCVREERDRGRTVLLSSHILTEVEELCDRVSIIRKGVTVESGSLADLRHLTRTIVTAELVGPPVGLTGLPGVHDLDVRGNRVHFQADTDKLNAVLRSLTDSGVRSLTSTPPTLEELFLRHYQDDETDDETDGVRAAAKTVAGEAVAR; encoded by the coding sequence ATGACGAAGGCCATCACCGTCTCCGGACTCCACAAGTCCTTCGGTCGGACCCACGCGCTGGACGGCCTCGACCTGACCGTCGAGACCGGCGAGGTCCACGGCTTTCTCGGCCCCAACGGCGCCGGAAAGTCCACCACCATCCGCGTCCTGCTCGGCCTGCTGCGCGCCGACTCGGGCGCCGCGCAGGTACTGGGCCGCGACCCGTGGGCGGACGCGGTGGAGGTGCACCGCCGGATCGCGTACGTCCCCGGCGACGTGACCCTGTGGCGGAACCTGTCCGGCGGCGAGGTCATCGACCTGTACGGACGGCTGCGCGGCGGGCTGGACGCGGGGCGTCGCGCGGAGCTGCTCGAACGGTTCGAGCTGGACCCGACCAAGAAGGGCCGCACCTACTCCAAGGGCAACCGCCAGAAGGTCGCCCTCGTCGCCGCCTTCGCCTCAGACGTGGACCTCCTCATCCTGGACGAGCCGACCTCGGGCCTGGACCCGCTGATGGAGGAGGTCTTCCAGCGGTGCGTACGGGAGGAGCGCGACCGGGGCCGTACGGTCCTGCTGTCGTCCCACATCCTCACCGAGGTCGAGGAACTGTGCGACCGGGTGAGCATCATCCGCAAGGGCGTCACCGTCGAGAGCGGTTCCCTCGCCGACCTGCGCCATCTGACCCGCACCATCGTCACCGCCGAACTCGTCGGTCCGCCGGTCGGCCTGACCGGCCTCCCCGGCGTCCACGACCTCGATGTCCGGGGCAACCGCGTCCACTTCCAGGCCGACACCGACAAGCTCAACGCCGTACTCCGCTCCCTGACCGACTCCGGCGTACGGTCCCTGACATCCACGCCGCCGACCCTGGAGGAGCTGTTCCTGCGGCACTACCAGGACGACGAGACGGACGACGAGACGGACGGCGTACGGGCCGCCGCCAAAACCGTGGCAGGAGAGGCGGTCGCGCGATGA
- a CDS encoding cytochrome P450, producing the protein MAAAFDLAFDPWDPDFVADPYPAYAELRARGRVQYFEPTNQWLVPHHADVSALLRDRRLGRTYQHRFTHEDFGRGAPPAEYEPFHTLNDHGMLDLEPPDHTRIRRLVSKAFTPRTVERLKPYVEDLAGELVAGLVEAGGGDLLTDVAEPLPVAVIAEMLGIPESDRAPLRPWSADICGMYELSPSEETAKRAVRASVEFSEYLRELIEHRRAEPGEDLISGLIAAHDEGDRLTEQEMISTCVLLLNAGHEATVNATVNGWWALFRNPAQLASLRADHSLVPAAVEELMRYDTPLQLFERWVLDDIEIDGTTVPRGAEIAMLFGSANHDPSVFADPEKLDLTREENPHISFSAGIHYCIGAPLARIELAASMTALLTKAPTLALATEPTRKPNFVIRGLDGLSVEI; encoded by the coding sequence ATGGCAGCTGCTTTTGACCTCGCTTTCGACCCGTGGGACCCCGACTTCGTGGCCGACCCGTACCCGGCGTACGCGGAGCTGCGGGCCCGGGGCCGTGTGCAGTACTTCGAGCCCACGAACCAGTGGCTGGTACCGCACCACGCGGACGTCTCGGCGCTGCTGCGGGACCGGCGGCTCGGGCGGACGTACCAGCACCGGTTCACGCACGAGGACTTCGGCCGGGGCGCGCCGCCGGCGGAGTACGAGCCGTTCCACACGCTGAACGACCACGGGATGCTCGACCTGGAGCCCCCGGACCACACGCGGATCCGGAGGCTGGTGTCGAAGGCGTTCACACCGCGCACGGTGGAGCGGCTGAAGCCTTACGTGGAGGACCTGGCCGGTGAGCTGGTGGCCGGGCTGGTGGAGGCCGGCGGGGGTGACCTTCTGACGGATGTCGCGGAGCCGCTGCCGGTGGCGGTGATCGCCGAGATGCTCGGTATCCCCGAGTCGGACCGGGCACCGCTGCGGCCCTGGTCGGCGGACATCTGCGGGATGTACGAGCTGAGCCCGTCGGAGGAGACGGCGAAGCGGGCGGTGCGGGCATCGGTGGAGTTCTCGGAGTATTTGCGGGAGCTGATCGAGCACCGTCGGGCGGAGCCGGGCGAGGACCTGATCTCGGGCCTGATCGCCGCGCACGACGAGGGCGACCGTCTCACCGAGCAGGAGATGATCTCCACCTGTGTGCTGCTGCTGAACGCGGGCCACGAGGCGACGGTCAACGCCACGGTGAACGGCTGGTGGGCGCTGTTCCGGAACCCGGCGCAGTTGGCGTCCCTGCGCGCGGACCACTCGCTGGTGCCTGCGGCGGTGGAGGAGCTGATGCGGTACGACACCCCGCTGCAGCTGTTCGAGCGGTGGGTGCTGGACGACATCGAGATCGACGGGACGACGGTTCCGCGGGGCGCGGAGATCGCGATGCTGTTCGGCTCGGCGAACCATGACCCGTCCGTGTTCGCGGACCCCGAGAAGCTGGACCTCACCCGTGAGGAGAACCCGCACATCTCCTTCAGCGCGGGTATCCACTACTGCATCGGCGCGCCCCTCGCCCGTATCGAACTGGCGGCCTCGATGACGGCCCTCCTGACCAAGGCCCCGACGCTCGCCCTGGCCACCGAGCCGACACGGAAGCCGAACTTCGTCATCCGGGGCCTGGACGGCCTATCCGTCGAGATCTGA
- a CDS encoding sensor histidine kinase → MTETTQTHTMPLRGEGKPSNSPEFRVAMDAWRRLRQDLFHDGFAYRPMPPMKMDGPFTGRLSGRPREYVAWAPHAAVVMAGLLSMAIAASASDGSGLTAMVAAAFALIPVLLTMIRPVAAFWVSMIAAPLTAVGSGLWDDWPWTAGSFAAHLVVMTVVALRTRPRIAAWMWGLTAAYGAFLETALGGDHYAANNTVPLLVVSAMSLLAASALTIRRTAQREVTAQQTVTEHERSKRTLLEERTTIARELHDVVAHHMSVVAIQAEAAPYRVENPPPELEQAFVTIRENAVAALTELRRVLGVVRAEDYEAPDAPQPTLADLDGLLANVREAGLTVDKAVTGAVRELPQGVELSAYRIVQEALSNTLRHAPGATARVEIGYVLGGLGLRMVNGPSPEVSLVKSTHGTGHGLTGMRERVTMLNGEMTTGGTEDGGYEVTVFLPVPSASEGDA, encoded by the coding sequence GTGACCGAGACGACCCAGACGCACACGATGCCCTTGCGCGGCGAGGGCAAGCCGAGCAACAGCCCGGAGTTCCGGGTGGCCATGGACGCGTGGCGCAGGCTACGCCAGGACCTGTTCCACGACGGGTTCGCCTACCGACCGATGCCCCCGATGAAGATGGACGGCCCGTTCACCGGCCGGCTCTCCGGCCGCCCGCGCGAATACGTGGCCTGGGCCCCGCATGCCGCCGTGGTGATGGCCGGCCTGCTCTCGATGGCCATCGCCGCCTCCGCCAGCGACGGAAGCGGGCTCACCGCGATGGTGGCTGCCGCCTTCGCCCTGATTCCGGTCCTGCTGACCATGATCAGACCCGTGGCGGCCTTCTGGGTGTCCATGATCGCGGCTCCCTTGACCGCGGTGGGCAGCGGTCTGTGGGACGACTGGCCGTGGACGGCCGGCAGCTTCGCGGCCCATCTCGTGGTGATGACGGTCGTGGCCTTGCGCACGCGACCGCGCATAGCCGCCTGGATGTGGGGCCTGACCGCGGCGTACGGGGCGTTCCTGGAGACCGCCCTCGGCGGCGACCACTACGCGGCGAACAACACGGTCCCGCTGCTCGTCGTCTCCGCCATGTCCTTGCTGGCAGCCTCCGCCCTGACCATACGCCGCACGGCCCAGCGCGAGGTGACCGCGCAGCAGACAGTGACCGAGCACGAGCGCTCCAAGCGCACTCTCCTGGAGGAGCGCACCACGATCGCCCGTGAGCTGCACGACGTGGTCGCCCATCACATGTCGGTGGTCGCCATCCAGGCCGAGGCAGCGCCCTACCGCGTGGAGAACCCGCCGCCGGAGCTGGAGCAGGCCTTCGTCACGATCCGGGAGAACGCGGTGGCGGCGCTCACCGAGCTGCGCCGTGTCCTCGGGGTGGTCCGTGCCGAGGACTACGAGGCCCCGGACGCCCCGCAGCCCACCCTCGCCGACCTCGACGGCCTGCTCGCCAACGTGCGGGAGGCCGGCCTGACGGTCGACAAGGCGGTCACCGGAGCGGTCCGTGAACTCCCGCAGGGCGTGGAGCTGTCGGCGTACCGCATAGTGCAGGAAGCCCTCAGCAACACGCTGCGGCACGCGCCGGGCGCCACGGCCCGCGTGGAGATCGGCTATGTCCTGGGCGGCCTCGGGCTGCGCATGGTCAACGGCCCGTCGCCGGAGGTGAGCCTGGTGAAGTCCACGCACGGCACCGGCCACGGCCTCACGGGCATGCGCGAACGCGTCACGATGCTGAACGGCGAGATGACGACGGGCGGTACGGAGGACGGAGGCTACGAGGTGACGGTCTTCCTGCCGGTGCCCAGCGCGAGCGAGGGCGACGCATGA